One window from the genome of Haloprofundus halobius encodes:
- a CDS encoding DUF2267 domain-containing protein: protein MNFDEFTGQVQNRLELPDTGESVRAIRATLTTLGERLQEGEAQDLAGPLPMEIDRYLLDADSGQRFAFDEFVDRVAEREGSTDPIDRSDATYHAQAIVALVNDVVPPGEMEDVRAQLPEEYGKLFQLADEREE from the coding sequence ATGAACTTCGACGAGTTCACCGGTCAGGTCCAGAATCGACTCGAACTACCGGATACCGGCGAATCGGTCCGCGCTATCCGGGCGACGCTCACCACGCTCGGCGAGCGACTGCAGGAAGGCGAGGCACAGGACCTCGCCGGCCCGCTTCCGATGGAGATCGACCGCTACCTGCTCGACGCGGACTCCGGTCAACGCTTCGCCTTCGACGAGTTCGTCGACCGCGTCGCCGAGCGCGAGGGGTCGACCGACCCCATCGACAGGAGCGACGCGACGTATCACGCGCAGGCTATCGTCGCGCTCGTGAACGACGTCGTCCCGCCCGGCGAGATGGAGGACGTGCGAGCGCAACTGCCCGAGGAGTACGGGAAGCTGTTCCAGTTGGCCGACGAACGAGAGGAGTAG